From Hydractinia symbiolongicarpus strain clone_291-10 chromosome 11, HSymV2.1, whole genome shotgun sequence, the proteins below share one genomic window:
- the LOC130614224 gene encoding uncharacterized protein LOC130614224 isoform X1 has translation MYSVWVIMVLLKYNEASTCESKYKCKETKTSATLAYISMHKLNNTKLNGTILSTHYVENTTRCNKLCALHDGCVSTNVGPNNASTFVCQLLGEDRRTNAELLVKAAGWSLFTTPSICDDNPCKPGIETCLPHYGNNSYTCVLSNPYQFPLMNFTFDEDGKCSGCKASAYWAAGKRIHVPDRITKVMYFPERIEYGGGPALYPEGCLKDLSPAFPGNCDSDGFVFSFWYRTFMRALGNALLFESPSNGFYVRIGHRNAETRTAFWRVTFLTGYTYHFVNYEGPDASQWIHFVFKFHIANDLFSVFINGIHASDGEKVAISPNGKSTQLNLAWRYYGMFDDIVYYNRLLSNEEILKLHREQATH, from the exons ATACAATGAAGCATCAACTTGCGAATCAAAGTATAAAtgcaaagaaacaaaaacatcCGCTACATTAGCTTACATCAGCATGCATAAACTCAACAACACAAAGTTGAATGGAACCATACTATCAACACATTATGTTGAAAATACAACAAGATGTAATAAACTCTGTGCATTGCATGATGGATGTGTTTCAACTAATGTTGGTCCAAACAACGCATCAACGTTTGTTTGTCAATTGCTTGGTGAAGACAGACGCACGAATGCTGAGCTTCTTGTCAAAGCAGCTGGATGGTCGCTTTTCACGACACCT AGTATATGTGATGACAACCCGTGCAAACCCGGCATCGAGACATGTCTTCCACATTATGGAAATAATTCATACACATGTGTACTTTCAAATC CTTATCAGTTTCCGTTGATGAACTTCACCTTTGATGAAGATGGTAAATGTTCTGGTTGCAAAGCCAGTGCGTATTGGGCGGCTGGAAAACGAATACACGTTCCTGACCGAATAACCAAAGTGATGTATTTTCCAGAAAGAATTGAGTACGGAGGTGGACCAGCTTTGTATCCTGAAGGTTGCCTTAA GGATTTATCACCAGCGTTTCCTGGTAACTGTGATAGTGATGGCTTCGTATTTTCATTCTGGTACAGAACATTCATGCGTGCTCTTGGAAACGCCCTTTTATTTGAGAGTCCAAGTAATGGTTTCTATGTCCGTATCGGTCATCGAAATGCAGAAACCAGAACTGCGTTCTGGCGTGTTACTTTCCTTACGGGTTACACCTATCACTTTGTAAACTATGAAGGTCCTGATGCTTCTCAATGGATtcactttgttttcaaatttcatATTGCAAATGACCTGTTTTCTGTATTTATTAATGGAATACATGCATCTGATGGAGAAAAAGTTGCTATATCAC CTAATGGTAAAAGCACGCAATTGAATTTGGCTTGGAGGTACTACGGAATGTTTGAtgatattgtgtattataatcGTTTGCTTTCCAATGAAGAAATTCTCAAACTGCACCGA GAGCAGGCCACACATTAA
- the LOC130614224 gene encoding uncharacterized protein LOC130614224 isoform X2 — MHKLNNTKLNGTILSTHYVENTTRCNKLCALHDGCVSTNVGPNNASTFVCQLLGEDRRTNAELLVKAAGWSLFTTPSICDDNPCKPGIETCLPHYGNNSYTCVLSNPYQFPLMNFTFDEDGKCSGCKASAYWAAGKRIHVPDRITKVMYFPERIEYGGGPALYPEGCLKDLSPAFPGNCDSDGFVFSFWYRTFMRALGNALLFESPSNGFYVRIGHRNAETRTAFWRVTFLTGYTYHFVNYEGPDASQWIHFVFKFHIANDLFSVFINGIHASDGEKVAISPNGKSTQLNLAWRYYGMFDDIVYYNRLLSNEEILKLHREQATH, encoded by the exons ATGCATAAACTCAACAACACAAAGTTGAATGGAACCATACTATCAACACATTATGTTGAAAATACAACAAGATGTAATAAACTCTGTGCATTGCATGATGGATGTGTTTCAACTAATGTTGGTCCAAACAACGCATCAACGTTTGTTTGTCAATTGCTTGGTGAAGACAGACGCACGAATGCTGAGCTTCTTGTCAAAGCAGCTGGATGGTCGCTTTTCACGACACCT AGTATATGTGATGACAACCCGTGCAAACCCGGCATCGAGACATGTCTTCCACATTATGGAAATAATTCATACACATGTGTACTTTCAAATC CTTATCAGTTTCCGTTGATGAACTTCACCTTTGATGAAGATGGTAAATGTTCTGGTTGCAAAGCCAGTGCGTATTGGGCGGCTGGAAAACGAATACACGTTCCTGACCGAATAACCAAAGTGATGTATTTTCCAGAAAGAATTGAGTACGGAGGTGGACCAGCTTTGTATCCTGAAGGTTGCCTTAA GGATTTATCACCAGCGTTTCCTGGTAACTGTGATAGTGATGGCTTCGTATTTTCATTCTGGTACAGAACATTCATGCGTGCTCTTGGAAACGCCCTTTTATTTGAGAGTCCAAGTAATGGTTTCTATGTCCGTATCGGTCATCGAAATGCAGAAACCAGAACTGCGTTCTGGCGTGTTACTTTCCTTACGGGTTACACCTATCACTTTGTAAACTATGAAGGTCCTGATGCTTCTCAATGGATtcactttgttttcaaatttcatATTGCAAATGACCTGTTTTCTGTATTTATTAATGGAATACATGCATCTGATGGAGAAAAAGTTGCTATATCAC CTAATGGTAAAAGCACGCAATTGAATTTGGCTTGGAGGTACTACGGAATGTTTGAtgatattgtgtattataatcGTTTGCTTTCCAATGAAGAAATTCTCAAACTGCACCGA GAGCAGGCCACACATTAA
- the LOC130614223 gene encoding obscurin-like, translating into MKLATYLLLCSVVTFLKSGYTYDEKIIKGDEKTFTKGETTIQKKSVTGCLGAPITLDPMDWMNPAYYVRWTQNDVDLSSFKYNMYYGKLIFFRLAATDRGVYVAYQRETAKELEFTLKIPDNTLTVEGLQEITTNAFETVILKVHMASGGYGQWKMNGIYLKTGEHHHLSFTSDSRALLEIDNIQTRHAGTYHFFYAVEGCESSKQWVVNVLQTDTKENLKVCPGDTAILKSTSLDGLLTWKRENNIEIFSNSKYELTDDTHVLKIHNVSQRDAGVYIALAVDGSKVTYTLTVPDTTLLSLDKPTKVNVNDRVVLRAYAKHNGTFTWMHGKTVLTKTSKSSHFIFPDLKSYNIVNGSVLGIRDIKEEHAGVYKLYYQVGGCKATLSWFIEVQKNKETVCPGDTAILRSTSLDGLLTWKRENNIELFGNSKYELIDDTHVLKIHNLSPKDAGVYTAIASDGNKVSFTLTVPDTTLLSMDKSLKVKVNGRAVLRAYAKHHGVFTWMHGNTVLTETSEASHFIFPDPKFYDMANGSVLEIRNIQKEHAGVYNLNYQINGCKSSLSWSIEVQKIEAKSMKVCPGSIAVMNPVSMQENGLLLWQRDSVDIQETARYDFSAYNHVLKIYDVKPNDAGVYTALANDGDKTLFTLHVPDTTLQLLDSGYNVFARKHDRVILRIQTTHRGESTWKFENKLLISSPSSEHFVFPDSKVYGIANGSVLEIHNIHEQHAGTYTFDHLVDSCRNEVKIFVHVMKKKFVPERFSDPIASYKVVAPPGEHPTITLRINLAVILVIVFAVIVGIIYVCFILCKDLTQTFERLHYSRYLPPLSSFDKEKYIKQIKKVWGRSVKMMKKYNPFNKATIKENHTYEELPSQDYDSLSDHDEFDQDIEAYDTANSDVESEKDDKNEITHVNGCYGSFESNDETREKNIGRTSQQDIEPIYDSPTEEHIYSDISNDEENIQ; encoded by the exons ATGAAGTTGGCAACTTATCTTTTATTATGTAGTGTGGTGACCTTCTTGAAATCAG GCTACACATATGACGAAAAGATCATCAAAGGTGACGAAAAGACCTTCACAAAGGGTGAAACGACTATACAAAAGAAAA gtGTAACAGGATGTCTTGGTGCTCCCATTACATTGGATCCAATGGACTGGATGAATCCTGCATACTACGTGCGATGGACTCAAAACGATGTTGACCTGTCTAGTTTCAAATACAACATGTATTATGGTAAACTTATATTTTTTCGGTTAGCTGCAACAGATCGCGGAGTATACGTGGCGTACCAACGGGAAACAGCAAAAGAACTCGAATTCACTCTAAAAATTCCAG ATAACACTCTAACTGTGGAAGGCTTGCAAGAAATCACAACAAACGCATTTGAAACAGTTATACTGAAAGTGCATATGGCATCCGGGGGATATGGACAATGGAAAATGAATGGAATATATTTGAAAACTGGCGAACACCATCATTTGTCATTTACGAGTGATTCTAGAGCTCTGTTGGAGATAGATAACATACAAACACGTCATGCAGGAACCTACCATTTCTTTTACGCGGTAGAAGGATGCGAAAGCAGTAAACAGTGGGTTGTTAATGTTCTTCAAACAGATACAAAAG aaaatttaaaagtatGCCCTGGGGATACTGCTATACTGAAGTCAACATCATTGGATGGCTTGTTGACATGGAAACGGGAAAACAACATTGAaatattttcaaactcaaaGTACGAACTTACAGACGATACACACGTGTTAAAAATTCATAATGTGTCCCAAAGAGATGCTGGTGTGTATATAGCATTAGCTGTTGACGGAAGTAAAGTTACGTATACACTAACAGTGCCGG ACACAACCTTGCTATCATTGGATAAACCCACAAAGGTTAATGTGAACGATCGGGTTGTACTGCGTGCGTACGCAAAGCATAATGGTACATTTACGTGGATGCATGGGAAAACTGTTTTAACAAAAACGTCAAAATCAAGTCATTTTATTTTTCCTGATCTAAAATCTTACAACATAGTAAATGGATCTGTTTTGGGAATTCGGGATATAAAAGAAGAACACGCGGGAGTTTATAAATTGTATTATCAAGTCGGCGGATGCAAAGCAACTTTAAGTTGGTTTATCGAggtccaaaaaaataaagaaacag tatgCCCTGGGGATACTGCTATATTGAGGTCAACATCATTGGATGGCTTGTTGACATGGAAAAGGGAAAACAACATTGAATTATTTGGAAACTCAAAGTACGAACTTATAGACGATACACATGTGTTAAAAATTCATAATTTGTCTCCAAAAGATGCTGGTGTGTATACAGCTATAGCTTCTGACGGAAATAAGGTTTCATTTACACTGACAGTGCCTG acACGACCCTGTTATCAATGGATAAGTCTTTGAAAGTTAAAGTGAACGGTCGGGCTGTACTGCGTGCGTACGCAAAGCATCATGGTGTATTTACATGGATGCATGGAAACACTGTTTTAACAGAAACGTCAGAAGCAAGTCATTTTATTTTTCCTGATCCAAAATTTTACGACATGGCCAATGGATCTGTTTTGGAAATTCGGAATATACAGAAAGAACATGCAGGAGTTTATAATTTAAATTATCAAATCAACGGATGCAAATCAAGTTTGAGTTGGTCCATCGAGGTTCAAAAAATTGAAGCGAAAA GTATGAAAGTCTGTCCAGGCTCTATAGCCGTTATGAATCCAGTATCGATGCAAGAAAATGGTCTGTTGTTATGGCAACGAGACAGTGTAGATATACAAGAAACAGCCAGATATGATTTTAGCGCTTACAACCACGTATTAAAAATCTATGATGTTAAACCGAATGATGCTGGTGTGTACACAGCCTTAGCAAACGATGGGGataaaactttgtttacattgcaCGTTCCAG ATACAACTCTACAATTACTCGACAGTGGTTACAATGTATTCGCTAGAAAACACGATCGAGTTATTTTACGTATACAGACTACACATCGAGGAGAATCAACAtggaaatttgaaaacaaacttttaatttcttcacCATCTAGTGAGCATTTTGTATTCCCGGATTCCAAAGTGTATGGGATAGCTAATGGTTCCGTCCTAGAAATACACAACATCCACGAACAGCATGCTGGGACGTATACATTTGACCATCTAGTTGATAGCTGTCGAAACGAAGTAAAAATTTTTGTACATGTTATGAAGAAGAAGTTTGTCCCag AAAGATTTAGCGACCCGATCGCATCTTACAAGGTGGTAGCACCACCAGGTGAACATCCGACAATCACTCTACGTATTAACTTAGCCGTCATCCTAGTGATTGTTTTTGCCGTCATAGTCGGAATCATCTATGTGTGTTTTATTCTATGCAAAGATCTTACCCAAACATTTGAAAG gctTCACTATTCGAGATATCTTCCTCCTTTATCTTCATTCGACAAAGAAAAATACATCAAACAAATCAAGAAGGTTTGGGGAAGATCTGTTAAAATGATGAAGAAATATAATCCTTTTAATAAGGCAACAATCAAGGAAAATCATACGTATGAAGAGCTACCTTCGCAAGATTACGATTCACTTTCTGATCATGATGAATTTGATCAGGACATTGAAGCATATGACACTGCCAATAGCGACGTGGAATCTGAAAAAGATGACAAAAATGAGATAACGCATGTCAATGGCTGTTATGGAAGTTTTGAGTCCAATGACGAGACGAGGGAGAAGAATATAGGCAGAACATCTCAACAAGATATTGAACCCATATATGATAGTCCTACAGAAGAACACATTTATAGCGATATTTCAAATGACGAAGAAAATATACAGTAG
- the LOC130614846 gene encoding NEDD8 encodes MLIKVKTLTGKEIEIDIEPYDKVERIKERVEEKEGIPPAQQRLIFSGKQMNDDKTAQDYKVSGGSVLHLVLALRGGVVL; translated from the exons ATGTTGATCAAGGTCAAGACACTTACAGGAAAAGAG ATTGAAATTGATATTGAGCCATATGACAAG gtTGAGAGGATAAAGGAACGTGTTGAAGAAAAGGAAGGCATTCCTCCTGCACAACAGAG gttGATCTTCAGTGGAAAACAAAT GAATGATGACAAAACAGCCCAAGATTATAAAGTGTCTGGTGGATCAGTGCTACATCTTGTTCTTGCATTGAGAGGGGGAGTTGTGTTGTGA
- the LOC130614844 gene encoding TBC1 domain family member 20-like — protein MNTASSKRKHSNKSKQNKHKLKTKSSKADAVDTQREAFIKAKIRKLNNALDSDPVNVDLLRKLMISNEGCVTNDIRCKVWPKLLNINIFTVPRKKKADVELKEFQENRWWHQVNLDVKRSHRRFPFDTRLSRKRVLQHQLTSIIMRVLCRNPDLNYYQGYHDIAVTLLRVLGEDLATAALDQLSKTHIRDFMDKNMNRTNKMLSFFYAVIGKADVELEQFLLRSDVGTIFALSWLITWYGHDLNGFDLIVRLCDLFLATHPVMPVYVAVALVLTHKNQVLERECDMAMVHHCLCRLPTYIGVDEIESLISKSYELYQAHPPETLRAEVRKYIRESDSISQHAELIYQSYNQRPDSILRRRKKHGRLFSESSRQVSISGSDIVASGGESGALIKHEVNPMVKVAVWAMTVSMGVMTYFVLNTHRYLNF, from the exons ATGAACACTGCTTCTTCGAAGAGAAAACATTCCAACAAATCGAagcaaaacaaacataaattgAAGACGAAAAGTAGCAAGGCTGATGCTGTTGATACACAACGag aAGCCTTCATAAAGGCGAAGATACGAAAACTAAATAATGCTCTGGATTCGGATCCTGTCAATGTTGATCTACTACGGAAATTGATGATTTCTAATGAGGGTTGTGTGACCAATGACATTAGATGTAAAGTCTGGCCCAAGTTACTCAACATCAATATATTTACTGtaccaagaaaaaagaaag CTGATGTTGAGCTTAAAGAATTTCAAGAAAATAGGTGGTGGCATCAAGTAAATTTGGATGTAAAAAGATCTCATCGACGATTTCCATTTG ACACTAGATTGTCACGAAAAAGAGTTCTTCAGCATCAATTGACCAGTATTATAATGCGAGTGCTATGTCGAAATCCAGATTTAAATTATTACCAG GGTTACCATGATATCGCTGTGACACTTCTTCGTGTTCTTGGTGAAGATTTGGCGACCGCTGCTCTTGATCAGTTATCAAAGACTCACATTAG GGATTTCATGGATAAGAATATGAACCGCACCAACAAAATGTTATCTTTCTTCTACGCTGTCATAGGAAAAGCTGATGTAGAATTGGAGCAATTTTTACTACG ATCCGATGTGGGTACAATATTTGCGTTAAGTTGGCTGATCACGTGGTACGGACATGATCTCAATGGATTCGACCTTATCGTTCGGTTATGTGACTTGTTTCTTGCTACACATCCAGTCATGCCCGTTTACGTAGCTGTGGCT CTGGTACTTACACATAAAAATCAAGTACTTGAACGTGAATGCGACATGGCTATGGTTCACCACTGCTTGTGCAGACTACCTACTTATATCGGTGTAGATGAAATTGAAAGTCTGATCTCGAAATCGTACGAACTTTATCAAGCGCATCCTCCTGAAACGTTGAGGGCTGAAGTTCGAAAATACATAAGAGAAAG cgaTTCCATCTCTCAACATGCGGAACTTATATATCAATCATACAACCAAAGACCGGACAGCATACTCCGCCGTAGAAAGAAACACGGCAGATTGTTTTCAGAATCCTCCCGACAAGTTAGCATATCGGGAAGTGACATTGTCGCCAGTGGAGGAGAGTCAGGTGCTCTAATAAAACACGAAGTGAACCCGATGGTGAAAGTGGCGGTGTGGGCAATGACTGTTTCTATGGGTGTGATGACGTATTTTGTGTTGAATACACACAGATATTTGAACTTCTGA